The following proteins are encoded in a genomic region of Salvelinus namaycush isolate Seneca chromosome 12, SaNama_1.0, whole genome shotgun sequence:
- the LOC120056640 gene encoding alpha-actinin-3-like isoform X3 produces MTAIETQVQYGSYMTSEQIYMTQEDDWDRDLLLDPAWEKQQRKTFTAWCNSHLRKAGTQIENIEEDFRNGLKLMLLLEVISGERLPKPDKGKMRFHKIANVNKALDFICSKGVKLVSIGAEEIVDGNVKMTLGMIWTIILRFAIQDISVEETSAKEGLLLWCQRKTAPYRNVNVQNFHISWKDGLALCALIHRHRPDLIDYSKLRKDDPMGNLNTAFEVAEKYLDIPKMLDAEDIVNTPKPDEKAIMTYVSCFYHAFAGAEQAETAANRICKVLAVNQENEKLMEEYETLASELLEWIRRTIPWLENRVAEQTMRAMQQKLEDFRDYRRVHKPPKVQEKCQLEINFNTLQTKLRLSNRPAFMPSEGKMVSDIANAWKGLEQVEKGYEEWLLTEIRRLERLDHLAEKFKQKCSLHESWTSGKVELLSMKDYESASLMEIRALMRKHEAFESDLAAHQDRVEQIAAIAQELNELDYHDAVTINARCQGICDQWDNLGTLTQKRRDSLERVEKLLETIDQLFLEFSKRSAPFNNWMEGAMEDLQDMFIVHSIEEIQSLISAHDQFKATLPEADKERVATMGIQNEIVKIAQTYGIKLSGVNPYTNLSPQDITDKWDAVKHLVPLRDQMLQEEVARQQSNERLRRQFAAQANIIGPWIQTKMEEISHVSVDIAGSLEEQMSNLKQYEQNIINYKCNIDKLEGDHQLSQESLIFDNKHTNYTMEHVRVGWEQLLTTIARTINEVENQILTRDAKGISQEQLNEFRASFNHFDRKRNGMMDPDDFRACLISMGYDLGEVEFARIMTLVDSNNTGVVTFQAFIDFMTRETAETDTADQVMASFKILASDKTYITVEELRRELPPEQADYCISRMTSYIGSGAPPGALDYISFSSALYGESDL; encoded by the exons ATGACAGCAATCGAAACTCAGGTGCAATATGGCTCCTACATGACTTCGGAGCAAATCTACATGACCCAAGAGGATGATTGGGACAGGGACCTTCTGTTGGATCCTGCCTGGGAGAAACAGCAACGCAAG acCTTCACCGCCTGGTGCAACTCTCACCTGCGTAAAGCGGGCACACAGATTGAGAACATTGAGGAGGACTTCAGGAATGGGCTCAAACTCATGTTGCTATTGGAGGTCATCTCAG GTGAAAGGCTTCCCAAGCCAGACAAAGGCAAAATGCGTTTCCACAAAATCGCCAACGTGAACAAGGCCCTGGATTTCATCTGCAGCAAGGGAGTCAAGCTGGTGTCCATCGGTGCCGAGG AGATTGTGGATGGTAATGTGAAGATGACCCTGGGGATGATCTGGACCATCATTCTGCGTTTCGCCATCCAGGACATCTCTGTAGAGG AGACCTCTGCTAAGGAGGGTCTGTTGCTGTGGTGCCAGAGGAAGACTGCCCCCTACAGGAATGTCAATGTGCAGAACTTCCACATCAG TTGGAAGGATGGCCTGGCACTGTGTGCCCTCATCCACAGACACAGACCTGACCTCATTGACTACTCCAAACTGCGCAAG GATGACCCCATGGGCAATCTCAACACTGCCTTCGAGGTGGCAGAGAAGTACCTGGACATCCCCAAGATGTTGGATGCAGAAG ATATTGTGAACACCCCAAAGCCCGACGAGAAGGCCATCATGACCTATGTGTCCTGCTTCTATCATGCCTTCGCTGGAGCCGAGCAG GCTGAGACGGCTGCCAACAGGATCTGCAAGGTGCTGGCTGTCAACCAGGAGAACGAGAAGCTCATGGAGGAGTATGAGACGCTGGCCAGTGAG CTGCTGGAGTGGATCCGTCGCACCATCCCCTGGCTGGAGAACCGTGTGGCCGAGCAGACCATGCGCGCCATGCAGCAGAAGCTGGAGGACTTCCGTGACTACCGTCGCGTCCACAAGCCTCCCAAGGTGCAGGAGAAGTGTCAGCTGGAGATTAACTTCAACACCCTGCAGACCAAGCTGAGGCTGAGCAACAGGCCCGCCTTCATGCCCTCTGAGGGCAAGATGGTGTCG GACATTGCCAATGCCTGGAAGGGTCTGGAGCAGGTAGAGAAGGGCTATGAGGAGTGGCTGCTCACTGAGATCCGCCGCCTGGAGAGGCTGGACCACCTGGCTGAGAAGTTCAAGCAGAAGTGTTCCCTGCATGAGTCCTGGACCTCAG GTAAGGTGGAGCTGCTGTCCATGAAGGACTATGAGTCTGCCTCACTGATGGAGATCCGTGCCCTGATGAGGAAGCACGAGGCGTTTGAGAGCGACCTGGCCGCCCACCAGGACAGAGTGGAGCAGATTGCTGCCATCGCCCAGGAGCTCAA TGAGCTGGACTATCATGACGCCGTCACCATCAACGCCCGCTGCCAGGGTATTTGTGACCAGTGGGACAACCTGGGCACCTTGACCCAGAAGAGGAGAGACTCACTGGAG cGTGTGGAGAAGCTGCTGGAGACCATCGACCAGCTGTTCCTGGAGTTCTCCAAGAGGTCAGCTCCCTTTAACAACTGGATGGAAGGAGCCATGGAAGATCTGCAGGACATGTTCATTGTGCACAGTATTGAGGAGATCCag AGCCTGATCTCAGCCCATGACCAGTTCAAGGCCACCCTTCCGGAGGCTGATAAGGAGCGCGTTGCAACCATGGGAATCCAGAATGAGATCGTGAAGATCGCTCAGACCTACGGCATCAAGCTGTCAGGAGTCAACCCCTACACCAACCTTTCCCCCCAGGACATCACCGACAAATGGGATGCT GTGAAACACCTGGTGCCCCTCAGGGATCAGATGCTGCAGGAGGAGGTGGCCAGGCAGCAATCCAACGAGAGGCTGAGGCGCCAGTTCGCTGCCCAGGCCAACATCATCGGGCCCTGGATCCAGACCAAGATGGAG GAGATCAGCCACGTGTCTGTGGACATCGCCGGCTCCCTGGAGGAACAGATGAGCAACCTGAAGCAGTACGAGCAGAACATCATCAACTACAAGTGCAACATCGACAAGCTGGAGGGAGACCACCAGCTCAGCCAGGAGTCCCTCATCTTTGACAACAAGCACACCAACTACACCATGGAG catGTGCGTGTGGGCTGGGAGCAGCTCCTGACCACCATCGCCCGCACCATCAACGAGGTGGAGAACCAGATCCTGACCCGAGATGCCAAGGGCATCAGCCAGGAGCAGCTCAACGAGTTCAGAGCCTCCTTCAACCACTTTGACAGG AAGAGAAATGGTATGATGGACCCAGACGACTTCCGTGCCTGTCTCATCTCCATGGGCTACGATCTG gGTGAGGTGGAGTTTGCCCGCATCATGACGCTGGTGGATTCCAACAACACAGGTGTGGTGACCTTCCAGGCCTTCATCGACTTCATGACCCGCGAGACGGCCGAGACGGACACCGCCGATCAGGTCATGGCCTCATTCAAAATCCTGGCCTCCGACAAG ACATACATCACAGTGGAAGAACTGCGCAGGGAGCTGCCCCCAGAGCAGGCCGACTACTGCATCAGCCGCATGACCAGTTACATCGGCAGCGGCGCACCCCCAGGCGCCCTGGACTACATCTCCTTCTCCAGTGCCCTGTACGGAGAGAGCGACTTATAA
- the LOC120056640 gene encoding alpha-actinin-3-like isoform X1 encodes MTAIETQVQYGSYMTSEQIYMTQEDDWDRDLLLDPAWEKQQRKTFTAWCNSHLRKAGTQIENIEEDFRNGLKLMLLLEVISGERLPKPDKGKMRFHKIANVNKALDFICSKGVKLVSIGAEEIVDGNVKMTLGMIWTIILRFAIQDISVEETSAKEGLLLWCQRKTAPYRNVNVQNFHISWKDGLALCALIHRHRPDLIDYSKLRKDDPMGNLNTAFEVAEKYLDIPKMLDAEDIVNTPKPDEKAIMTYVSCFYHAFAGAEQAETAANRICKVLAVNQENEKLMEEYETLASELLEWIRRTIPWLENRVAEQTMRAMQQKLEDFRDYRRVHKPPKVQEKCQLEINFNTLQTKLRLSNRPAFMPSEGKMVSDIANAWKGLEQVEKGYEEWLLTEIRRLERLDHLAEKFKQKCSLHESWTSGKVELLSMKDYESASLMEIRALMRKHEAFESDLAAHQDRVEQIAAIAQELNELDYHDAVTINARCQGICDQWDNLGTLTQKRRDSLERVEKLLETIDQLFLEFSKRSAPFNNWMEGAMEDLQDMFIVHSIEEIQSLISAHDQFKATLPEADKERVATMGIQNEIVKIAQTYGIKLSGVNPYTNLSPQDITDKWDAVKHLVPLRDQMLQEEVARQQSNERLRRQFAAQANIIGPWIQTKMEEISHVSVDIAGSLEEQMSNLKQYEQNIINYKCNIDKLEGDHQLSQESLIFDNKHTNYTMEHVRVGWEQLLTTIARTINEVENQILTRDAKGISQEQLNEFRASFNHFDRKRNGMMDPDDFRACLISMGYDLVSRTASGPVEFARIMTLVDSNNTGVVTFQAFIDFMTRETAETDTADQVMASFKILASDKTYITVEELRRELPPEQADYCISRMTSYIGSGAPPGALDYISFSSALYGESDL; translated from the exons ATGACAGCAATCGAAACTCAGGTGCAATATGGCTCCTACATGACTTCGGAGCAAATCTACATGACCCAAGAGGATGATTGGGACAGGGACCTTCTGTTGGATCCTGCCTGGGAGAAACAGCAACGCAAG acCTTCACCGCCTGGTGCAACTCTCACCTGCGTAAAGCGGGCACACAGATTGAGAACATTGAGGAGGACTTCAGGAATGGGCTCAAACTCATGTTGCTATTGGAGGTCATCTCAG GTGAAAGGCTTCCCAAGCCAGACAAAGGCAAAATGCGTTTCCACAAAATCGCCAACGTGAACAAGGCCCTGGATTTCATCTGCAGCAAGGGAGTCAAGCTGGTGTCCATCGGTGCCGAGG AGATTGTGGATGGTAATGTGAAGATGACCCTGGGGATGATCTGGACCATCATTCTGCGTTTCGCCATCCAGGACATCTCTGTAGAGG AGACCTCTGCTAAGGAGGGTCTGTTGCTGTGGTGCCAGAGGAAGACTGCCCCCTACAGGAATGTCAATGTGCAGAACTTCCACATCAG TTGGAAGGATGGCCTGGCACTGTGTGCCCTCATCCACAGACACAGACCTGACCTCATTGACTACTCCAAACTGCGCAAG GATGACCCCATGGGCAATCTCAACACTGCCTTCGAGGTGGCAGAGAAGTACCTGGACATCCCCAAGATGTTGGATGCAGAAG ATATTGTGAACACCCCAAAGCCCGACGAGAAGGCCATCATGACCTATGTGTCCTGCTTCTATCATGCCTTCGCTGGAGCCGAGCAG GCTGAGACGGCTGCCAACAGGATCTGCAAGGTGCTGGCTGTCAACCAGGAGAACGAGAAGCTCATGGAGGAGTATGAGACGCTGGCCAGTGAG CTGCTGGAGTGGATCCGTCGCACCATCCCCTGGCTGGAGAACCGTGTGGCCGAGCAGACCATGCGCGCCATGCAGCAGAAGCTGGAGGACTTCCGTGACTACCGTCGCGTCCACAAGCCTCCCAAGGTGCAGGAGAAGTGTCAGCTGGAGATTAACTTCAACACCCTGCAGACCAAGCTGAGGCTGAGCAACAGGCCCGCCTTCATGCCCTCTGAGGGCAAGATGGTGTCG GACATTGCCAATGCCTGGAAGGGTCTGGAGCAGGTAGAGAAGGGCTATGAGGAGTGGCTGCTCACTGAGATCCGCCGCCTGGAGAGGCTGGACCACCTGGCTGAGAAGTTCAAGCAGAAGTGTTCCCTGCATGAGTCCTGGACCTCAG GTAAGGTGGAGCTGCTGTCCATGAAGGACTATGAGTCTGCCTCACTGATGGAGATCCGTGCCCTGATGAGGAAGCACGAGGCGTTTGAGAGCGACCTGGCCGCCCACCAGGACAGAGTGGAGCAGATTGCTGCCATCGCCCAGGAGCTCAA TGAGCTGGACTATCATGACGCCGTCACCATCAACGCCCGCTGCCAGGGTATTTGTGACCAGTGGGACAACCTGGGCACCTTGACCCAGAAGAGGAGAGACTCACTGGAG cGTGTGGAGAAGCTGCTGGAGACCATCGACCAGCTGTTCCTGGAGTTCTCCAAGAGGTCAGCTCCCTTTAACAACTGGATGGAAGGAGCCATGGAAGATCTGCAGGACATGTTCATTGTGCACAGTATTGAGGAGATCCag AGCCTGATCTCAGCCCATGACCAGTTCAAGGCCACCCTTCCGGAGGCTGATAAGGAGCGCGTTGCAACCATGGGAATCCAGAATGAGATCGTGAAGATCGCTCAGACCTACGGCATCAAGCTGTCAGGAGTCAACCCCTACACCAACCTTTCCCCCCAGGACATCACCGACAAATGGGATGCT GTGAAACACCTGGTGCCCCTCAGGGATCAGATGCTGCAGGAGGAGGTGGCCAGGCAGCAATCCAACGAGAGGCTGAGGCGCCAGTTCGCTGCCCAGGCCAACATCATCGGGCCCTGGATCCAGACCAAGATGGAG GAGATCAGCCACGTGTCTGTGGACATCGCCGGCTCCCTGGAGGAACAGATGAGCAACCTGAAGCAGTACGAGCAGAACATCATCAACTACAAGTGCAACATCGACAAGCTGGAGGGAGACCACCAGCTCAGCCAGGAGTCCCTCATCTTTGACAACAAGCACACCAACTACACCATGGAG catGTGCGTGTGGGCTGGGAGCAGCTCCTGACCACCATCGCCCGCACCATCAACGAGGTGGAGAACCAGATCCTGACCCGAGATGCCAAGGGCATCAGCCAGGAGCAGCTCAACGAGTTCAGAGCCTCCTTCAACCACTTTGACAGG AAGAGAAATGGTATGATGGACCCAGACGACTTCCGTGCCTGTCTCATCTCCATGGGCTACGATCTGGTGAGTCGGACTGCTTCAGGACCA GTGGAGTTTGCCCGCATCATGACGCTGGTGGATTCCAACAACACAGGTGTGGTGACCTTCCAGGCCTTCATCGACTTCATGACCCGCGAGACGGCCGAGACGGACACCGCCGATCAGGTCATGGCCTCATTCAAAATCCTGGCCTCCGACAAG ACATACATCACAGTGGAAGAACTGCGCAGGGAGCTGCCCCCAGAGCAGGCCGACTACTGCATCAGCCGCATGACCAGTTACATCGGCAGCGGCGCACCCCCAGGCGCCCTGGACTACATCTCCTTCTCCAGTGCCCTGTACGGAGAGAGCGACTTATAA
- the LOC120056640 gene encoding alpha-actinin-3-like isoform X4 yields the protein MTAIETQVQYGSYMTSEQIYMTQEDDWDRDLLLDPAWEKQQRKTFTAWCNSHLRKAGTQIENIEEDFRNGLKLMLLLEVISGERLPKPDKGKMRFHKIANVNKALDFICSKGVKLVSIGAEEIVDGNVKMTLGMIWTIILRFAIQDISVEETSAKEGLLLWCQRKTAPYRNVNVQNFHISWKDGLALCALIHRHRPDLIDYSKLRKDDPMGNLNTAFEVAEKYLDIPKMLDAEDIVNTPKPDEKAIMTYVSCFYHAFAGAEQAETAANRICKVLAVNQENEKLMEEYETLASELLEWIRRTIPWLENRVAEQTMRAMQQKLEDFRDYRRVHKPPKVQEKCQLEINFNTLQTKLRLSNRPAFMPSEGKMVSDIANAWKGLEQVEKGYEEWLLTEIRRLERLDHLAEKFKQKCSLHESWTSGKVELLSMKDYESASLMEIRALMRKHEAFESDLAAHQDRVEQIAAIAQELNELDYHDAVTINARCQGICDQWDNLGTLTQKRRDSLERVEKLLETIDQLFLEFSKRSAPFNNWMEGAMEDLQDMFIVHSIEEIQSLISAHDQFKATLPEADKERVATMGIQNEIVKIAQTYGIKLSGVNPYTNLSPQDITDKWDAVKHLVPLRDQMLQEEVARQQSNERLRRQFAAQANIIGPWIQTKMEEISHVSVDIAGSLEEQMSNLKQYEQNIINYKCNIDKLEGDHQLSQESLIFDNKHTNYTMEHVRVGWEQLLTTIARTINEVENQILTRDAKGISQEQLNEFRASFNHFDRKRNGMMDPDDFRACLISMGYDLGGDPQGEVEFARIMTLVDSNNTGVVTFQAFIDFMTRETAETDTADQVMASFKILASDKTYITVEELRRELPPEQADYCISRMTSYIGSGAPPGALDYISFSSALYGESDL from the exons ATGACAGCAATCGAAACTCAGGTGCAATATGGCTCCTACATGACTTCGGAGCAAATCTACATGACCCAAGAGGATGATTGGGACAGGGACCTTCTGTTGGATCCTGCCTGGGAGAAACAGCAACGCAAG acCTTCACCGCCTGGTGCAACTCTCACCTGCGTAAAGCGGGCACACAGATTGAGAACATTGAGGAGGACTTCAGGAATGGGCTCAAACTCATGTTGCTATTGGAGGTCATCTCAG GTGAAAGGCTTCCCAAGCCAGACAAAGGCAAAATGCGTTTCCACAAAATCGCCAACGTGAACAAGGCCCTGGATTTCATCTGCAGCAAGGGAGTCAAGCTGGTGTCCATCGGTGCCGAGG AGATTGTGGATGGTAATGTGAAGATGACCCTGGGGATGATCTGGACCATCATTCTGCGTTTCGCCATCCAGGACATCTCTGTAGAGG AGACCTCTGCTAAGGAGGGTCTGTTGCTGTGGTGCCAGAGGAAGACTGCCCCCTACAGGAATGTCAATGTGCAGAACTTCCACATCAG TTGGAAGGATGGCCTGGCACTGTGTGCCCTCATCCACAGACACAGACCTGACCTCATTGACTACTCCAAACTGCGCAAG GATGACCCCATGGGCAATCTCAACACTGCCTTCGAGGTGGCAGAGAAGTACCTGGACATCCCCAAGATGTTGGATGCAGAAG ATATTGTGAACACCCCAAAGCCCGACGAGAAGGCCATCATGACCTATGTGTCCTGCTTCTATCATGCCTTCGCTGGAGCCGAGCAG GCTGAGACGGCTGCCAACAGGATCTGCAAGGTGCTGGCTGTCAACCAGGAGAACGAGAAGCTCATGGAGGAGTATGAGACGCTGGCCAGTGAG CTGCTGGAGTGGATCCGTCGCACCATCCCCTGGCTGGAGAACCGTGTGGCCGAGCAGACCATGCGCGCCATGCAGCAGAAGCTGGAGGACTTCCGTGACTACCGTCGCGTCCACAAGCCTCCCAAGGTGCAGGAGAAGTGTCAGCTGGAGATTAACTTCAACACCCTGCAGACCAAGCTGAGGCTGAGCAACAGGCCCGCCTTCATGCCCTCTGAGGGCAAGATGGTGTCG GACATTGCCAATGCCTGGAAGGGTCTGGAGCAGGTAGAGAAGGGCTATGAGGAGTGGCTGCTCACTGAGATCCGCCGCCTGGAGAGGCTGGACCACCTGGCTGAGAAGTTCAAGCAGAAGTGTTCCCTGCATGAGTCCTGGACCTCAG GTAAGGTGGAGCTGCTGTCCATGAAGGACTATGAGTCTGCCTCACTGATGGAGATCCGTGCCCTGATGAGGAAGCACGAGGCGTTTGAGAGCGACCTGGCCGCCCACCAGGACAGAGTGGAGCAGATTGCTGCCATCGCCCAGGAGCTCAA TGAGCTGGACTATCATGACGCCGTCACCATCAACGCCCGCTGCCAGGGTATTTGTGACCAGTGGGACAACCTGGGCACCTTGACCCAGAAGAGGAGAGACTCACTGGAG cGTGTGGAGAAGCTGCTGGAGACCATCGACCAGCTGTTCCTGGAGTTCTCCAAGAGGTCAGCTCCCTTTAACAACTGGATGGAAGGAGCCATGGAAGATCTGCAGGACATGTTCATTGTGCACAGTATTGAGGAGATCCag AGCCTGATCTCAGCCCATGACCAGTTCAAGGCCACCCTTCCGGAGGCTGATAAGGAGCGCGTTGCAACCATGGGAATCCAGAATGAGATCGTGAAGATCGCTCAGACCTACGGCATCAAGCTGTCAGGAGTCAACCCCTACACCAACCTTTCCCCCCAGGACATCACCGACAAATGGGATGCT GTGAAACACCTGGTGCCCCTCAGGGATCAGATGCTGCAGGAGGAGGTGGCCAGGCAGCAATCCAACGAGAGGCTGAGGCGCCAGTTCGCTGCCCAGGCCAACATCATCGGGCCCTGGATCCAGACCAAGATGGAG GAGATCAGCCACGTGTCTGTGGACATCGCCGGCTCCCTGGAGGAACAGATGAGCAACCTGAAGCAGTACGAGCAGAACATCATCAACTACAAGTGCAACATCGACAAGCTGGAGGGAGACCACCAGCTCAGCCAGGAGTCCCTCATCTTTGACAACAAGCACACCAACTACACCATGGAG catGTGCGTGTGGGCTGGGAGCAGCTCCTGACCACCATCGCCCGCACCATCAACGAGGTGGAGAACCAGATCCTGACCCGAGATGCCAAGGGCATCAGCCAGGAGCAGCTCAACGAGTTCAGAGCCTCCTTCAACCACTTTGACAGG AAGAGAAATGGTATGATGGACCCAGACGACTTCCGTGCCTGTCTCATCTCCATGGGCTACGATCTG GGGGGTGA cccccaggGTGAGGTGGAGTTTGCCCGCATCATGACGCTGGTGGATTCCAACAACACAGGTGTGGTGACCTTCCAGGCCTTCATCGACTTCATGACCCGCGAGACGGCCGAGACGGACACCGCCGATCAGGTCATGGCCTCATTCAAAATCCTGGCCTCCGACAAG ACATACATCACAGTGGAAGAACTGCGCAGGGAGCTGCCCCCAGAGCAGGCCGACTACTGCATCAGCCGCATGACCAGTTACATCGGCAGCGGCGCACCCCCAGGCGCCCTGGACTACATCTCCTTCTCCAGTGCCCTGTACGGAGAGAGCGACTTATAA
- the LOC120056640 gene encoding alpha-actinin-3-like isoform X2 — protein sequence MTAIETQVQYGSYMTSEQIYMTQEDDWDRDLLLDPAWEKQQRKTFTAWCNSHLRKAGTQIENIEEDFRNGLKLMLLLEVISGERLPKPDKGKMRFHKIANVNKALDFICSKGVKLVSIGAEEIVDGNVKMTLGMIWTIILRFAIQDISVEETSAKEGLLLWCQRKTAPYRNVNVQNFHISWKDGLALCALIHRHRPDLIDYSKLRKDDPMGNLNTAFEVAEKYLDIPKMLDAEDIVNTPKPDEKAIMTYVSCFYHAFAGAEQAETAANRICKVLAVNQENEKLMEEYETLASELLEWIRRTIPWLENRVAEQTMRAMQQKLEDFRDYRRVHKPPKVQEKCQLEINFNTLQTKLRLSNRPAFMPSEGKMVSDIANAWKGLEQVEKGYEEWLLTEIRRLERLDHLAEKFKQKCSLHESWTSGKVELLSMKDYESASLMEIRALMRKHEAFESDLAAHQDRVEQIAAIAQELNELDYHDAVTINARCQGICDQWDNLGTLTQKRRDSLERVEKLLETIDQLFLEFSKRSAPFNNWMEGAMEDLQDMFIVHSIEEIQSLISAHDQFKATLPEADKERVATMGIQNEIVKIAQTYGIKLSGVNPYTNLSPQDITDKWDAVKHLVPLRDQMLQEEVARQQSNERLRRQFAAQANIIGPWIQTKMEEISHVSVDIAGSLEEQMSNLKQYEQNIINYKCNIDKLEGDHQLSQESLIFDNKHTNYTMEHVRVGWEQLLTTIARTINEVENQILTRDAKGISQEQLNEFRASFNHFDRKRNGMMDPDDFRACLISMGYDLVSRTGEVEFARIMTLVDSNNTGVVTFQAFIDFMTRETAETDTADQVMASFKILASDKTYITVEELRRELPPEQADYCISRMTSYIGSGAPPGALDYISFSSALYGESDL from the exons ATGACAGCAATCGAAACTCAGGTGCAATATGGCTCCTACATGACTTCGGAGCAAATCTACATGACCCAAGAGGATGATTGGGACAGGGACCTTCTGTTGGATCCTGCCTGGGAGAAACAGCAACGCAAG acCTTCACCGCCTGGTGCAACTCTCACCTGCGTAAAGCGGGCACACAGATTGAGAACATTGAGGAGGACTTCAGGAATGGGCTCAAACTCATGTTGCTATTGGAGGTCATCTCAG GTGAAAGGCTTCCCAAGCCAGACAAAGGCAAAATGCGTTTCCACAAAATCGCCAACGTGAACAAGGCCCTGGATTTCATCTGCAGCAAGGGAGTCAAGCTGGTGTCCATCGGTGCCGAGG AGATTGTGGATGGTAATGTGAAGATGACCCTGGGGATGATCTGGACCATCATTCTGCGTTTCGCCATCCAGGACATCTCTGTAGAGG AGACCTCTGCTAAGGAGGGTCTGTTGCTGTGGTGCCAGAGGAAGACTGCCCCCTACAGGAATGTCAATGTGCAGAACTTCCACATCAG TTGGAAGGATGGCCTGGCACTGTGTGCCCTCATCCACAGACACAGACCTGACCTCATTGACTACTCCAAACTGCGCAAG GATGACCCCATGGGCAATCTCAACACTGCCTTCGAGGTGGCAGAGAAGTACCTGGACATCCCCAAGATGTTGGATGCAGAAG ATATTGTGAACACCCCAAAGCCCGACGAGAAGGCCATCATGACCTATGTGTCCTGCTTCTATCATGCCTTCGCTGGAGCCGAGCAG GCTGAGACGGCTGCCAACAGGATCTGCAAGGTGCTGGCTGTCAACCAGGAGAACGAGAAGCTCATGGAGGAGTATGAGACGCTGGCCAGTGAG CTGCTGGAGTGGATCCGTCGCACCATCCCCTGGCTGGAGAACCGTGTGGCCGAGCAGACCATGCGCGCCATGCAGCAGAAGCTGGAGGACTTCCGTGACTACCGTCGCGTCCACAAGCCTCCCAAGGTGCAGGAGAAGTGTCAGCTGGAGATTAACTTCAACACCCTGCAGACCAAGCTGAGGCTGAGCAACAGGCCCGCCTTCATGCCCTCTGAGGGCAAGATGGTGTCG GACATTGCCAATGCCTGGAAGGGTCTGGAGCAGGTAGAGAAGGGCTATGAGGAGTGGCTGCTCACTGAGATCCGCCGCCTGGAGAGGCTGGACCACCTGGCTGAGAAGTTCAAGCAGAAGTGTTCCCTGCATGAGTCCTGGACCTCAG GTAAGGTGGAGCTGCTGTCCATGAAGGACTATGAGTCTGCCTCACTGATGGAGATCCGTGCCCTGATGAGGAAGCACGAGGCGTTTGAGAGCGACCTGGCCGCCCACCAGGACAGAGTGGAGCAGATTGCTGCCATCGCCCAGGAGCTCAA TGAGCTGGACTATCATGACGCCGTCACCATCAACGCCCGCTGCCAGGGTATTTGTGACCAGTGGGACAACCTGGGCACCTTGACCCAGAAGAGGAGAGACTCACTGGAG cGTGTGGAGAAGCTGCTGGAGACCATCGACCAGCTGTTCCTGGAGTTCTCCAAGAGGTCAGCTCCCTTTAACAACTGGATGGAAGGAGCCATGGAAGATCTGCAGGACATGTTCATTGTGCACAGTATTGAGGAGATCCag AGCCTGATCTCAGCCCATGACCAGTTCAAGGCCACCCTTCCGGAGGCTGATAAGGAGCGCGTTGCAACCATGGGAATCCAGAATGAGATCGTGAAGATCGCTCAGACCTACGGCATCAAGCTGTCAGGAGTCAACCCCTACACCAACCTTTCCCCCCAGGACATCACCGACAAATGGGATGCT GTGAAACACCTGGTGCCCCTCAGGGATCAGATGCTGCAGGAGGAGGTGGCCAGGCAGCAATCCAACGAGAGGCTGAGGCGCCAGTTCGCTGCCCAGGCCAACATCATCGGGCCCTGGATCCAGACCAAGATGGAG GAGATCAGCCACGTGTCTGTGGACATCGCCGGCTCCCTGGAGGAACAGATGAGCAACCTGAAGCAGTACGAGCAGAACATCATCAACTACAAGTGCAACATCGACAAGCTGGAGGGAGACCACCAGCTCAGCCAGGAGTCCCTCATCTTTGACAACAAGCACACCAACTACACCATGGAG catGTGCGTGTGGGCTGGGAGCAGCTCCTGACCACCATCGCCCGCACCATCAACGAGGTGGAGAACCAGATCCTGACCCGAGATGCCAAGGGCATCAGCCAGGAGCAGCTCAACGAGTTCAGAGCCTCCTTCAACCACTTTGACAGG AAGAGAAATGGTATGATGGACCCAGACGACTTCCGTGCCTGTCTCATCTCCATGGGCTACGATCTGGTGAGTCGGACT gGTGAGGTGGAGTTTGCCCGCATCATGACGCTGGTGGATTCCAACAACACAGGTGTGGTGACCTTCCAGGCCTTCATCGACTTCATGACCCGCGAGACGGCCGAGACGGACACCGCCGATCAGGTCATGGCCTCATTCAAAATCCTGGCCTCCGACAAG ACATACATCACAGTGGAAGAACTGCGCAGGGAGCTGCCCCCAGAGCAGGCCGACTACTGCATCAGCCGCATGACCAGTTACATCGGCAGCGGCGCACCCCCAGGCGCCCTGGACTACATCTCCTTCTCCAGTGCCCTGTACGGAGAGAGCGACTTATAA